The Vibrio chagasii genome includes a region encoding these proteins:
- the pabB gene encoding aminodeoxychorismate synthase component I: protein MNNNEFRAIQIKPLEYQPTLAKQLFSHIENLPWAMLLRSASESHVDSRYDILVAQPIATFETIGAKTAINVKETCKVSDSDPFELLNYYQQQLLPATNEHSELPFIGGALGYFSYDLGRRVETLPATSTRDIDAPDMAVGLYEWAIVVDHKLKTACVVGQNIEAHWDWLSQQQAQPQAEQFSLTTPWQSNMSEQSYAEKFDSVQEYLLSGDCYQINLAQRFNAKYQGSEWLAYEKLEQYNSAPFSGFIRLANSAIISVSPERFLELKDNVIETKPIKGTRPRSDDHVIDDSNAQDLASADKDQAENLMIVDLLRNDIGRVAKPGTVHVPKLFDIESFPAVHHLVSTIRADLDYQYSATDLLRACFPGGSITGAPKVRAMQIIEELEPHRRSAYCGSIGYISRNGRMDTSITIRTLVAENNTLYAWAGGGVVFDSDCASEYQETLDKLSRILPVLEECWAN from the coding sequence ATGAATAACAACGAATTTCGCGCTATCCAAATCAAGCCGCTTGAATATCAACCAACTTTAGCTAAACAGCTGTTTTCTCATATCGAAAACCTGCCGTGGGCAATGCTATTACGCTCTGCTTCAGAAAGCCACGTTGATAGTCGATACGACATTTTAGTTGCTCAACCCATCGCCACCTTCGAAACAATTGGTGCAAAAACCGCCATTAATGTTAAAGAGACGTGTAAGGTTTCAGATTCCGATCCTTTCGAACTGCTAAACTACTATCAGCAGCAATTGTTACCGGCCACGAATGAGCACTCTGAGTTGCCGTTCATCGGTGGCGCCTTAGGCTACTTTAGCTACGATTTAGGTCGACGAGTGGAAACACTTCCTGCTACCTCAACGCGTGATATTGATGCACCAGATATGGCGGTGGGTCTTTATGAATGGGCGATTGTGGTTGACCACAAGTTAAAGACAGCTTGTGTGGTTGGGCAAAACATCGAAGCTCACTGGGATTGGTTATCTCAACAACAAGCTCAACCTCAAGCAGAGCAATTTAGCCTGACGACACCGTGGCAATCGAACATGAGCGAGCAGAGCTACGCAGAGAAGTTTGATAGCGTTCAAGAATACCTACTGTCTGGCGACTGCTATCAAATCAACTTGGCTCAGCGCTTCAATGCAAAATACCAAGGCAGCGAATGGTTGGCCTACGAAAAACTAGAACAGTATAACTCTGCTCCGTTTTCTGGTTTTATCCGTTTGGCGAACAGTGCCATTATTAGTGTCTCACCAGAACGCTTCCTAGAGCTAAAAGATAACGTTATTGAAACGAAACCGATCAAAGGCACTCGCCCTCGTTCGGATGACCATGTGATTGATGACTCGAATGCACAAGACCTAGCGAGCGCAGATAAAGATCAGGCTGAGAACCTGATGATTGTAGATTTACTTCGTAACGATATCGGGCGAGTGGCAAAGCCAGGAACGGTTCATGTCCCTAAATTGTTCGATATTGAAAGCTTCCCTGCTGTGCATCACTTAGTGAGTACAATAAGGGCCGACCTTGATTATCAATACTCAGCGACAGATCTACTGAGGGCTTGCTTCCCCGGTGGTTCTATTACTGGTGCACCTAAAGTTCGTGCAATGCAGATCATCGAAGAACTGGAGCCACATAGACGATCTGCTTATTGTGGAAGCATTGGCTACATTAGCCGAAACGGCAGGATGGACACCAGCATTACCATCCGTACTTTAGTGGCGGAGAACAATACGCTTTACGCTTGGGCTGGCGGAGGTGTGGTATTCGATAGTGATTGTGCGTCTGAATACCAAGAGACGCTAGATAAGCTAAGCCGTATCCTACCCGTGCTTGAAGAGTGCTGGGCTAACTAA
- a CDS encoding fumarate hydratase codes for MTVIRKQDVISSVADALQYISYYHPLDFVQALEKAYEKEESQAAKDAIAQILINSRMSAEGHRPICQDTGIVTCFVNIGMDVKWETDLTVQQMVDEGVRQAYNNPDNPLRASVLMDPAGKRINTKDNTPAVVHINMVPGNKVEIQIAAKGGGSENKTKMVMLNPSDDIAEWVEKTLPTMGAGWCPPGMLGIGIGGTAEKAAVLAKESLMEHIDIQELIEKGPENAEEELRLDIFNRVNKLGIGAQGLGGLTTVVDVKIKTAPTHAASKPVCLIPNCAATRHVHFTLDGSGPAELTPPKLEEWPDITWEAGANTRRVNLDEVTKEDVQEWKTGETVLLSGKILTGRDAAHKRIQGMLESGEGLPEGVDFKGKFIYYVGPVDAVGDEAVGPAGPTTSTRMDKFTDMMLNETGIMGMIGKAERGPATVESIKEHKAVYLMAVGGAAYLVAKAIKKARVVAFEDLGMEAIYEFEVEDMPVTVAVDSTGANAHQIGPDTWKVKIAEAEKA; via the coding sequence ATGACGGTTATTCGTAAGCAAGATGTGATCAGCAGTGTCGCTGACGCACTTCAGTACATTTCTTATTATCACCCTTTAGACTTTGTCCAAGCCCTAGAAAAAGCGTACGAGAAAGAAGAGAGCCAAGCAGCTAAAGATGCGATCGCTCAGATTCTGATTAACTCACGTATGTCTGCGGAAGGTCACCGTCCTATCTGTCAGGATACAGGTATCGTTACTTGTTTCGTGAACATCGGTATGGATGTGAAGTGGGAAACGGATCTAACAGTACAACAAATGGTTGATGAAGGCGTTCGTCAAGCTTACAACAACCCAGATAACCCACTGCGTGCATCTGTCCTAATGGACCCTGCAGGTAAGCGTATTAATACTAAAGACAACACTCCTGCGGTTGTTCACATTAATATGGTTCCTGGCAACAAGGTTGAAATTCAAATCGCGGCGAAAGGCGGCGGTTCTGAGAACAAAACTAAGATGGTTATGCTAAACCCTTCTGATGACATCGCAGAATGGGTAGAGAAGACGCTACCAACGATGGGTGCAGGTTGGTGTCCACCGGGTATGCTAGGTATAGGCATCGGCGGTACTGCTGAGAAAGCGGCGGTACTGGCGAAAGAGTCTTTGATGGAACACATCGATATCCAAGAGCTTATCGAGAAAGGTCCTGAGAACGCAGAAGAAGAGCTTCGTTTAGACATCTTCAACCGCGTAAACAAACTAGGTATTGGTGCACAAGGTCTTGGTGGTCTAACTACCGTTGTTGATGTGAAGATCAAAACAGCACCAACACACGCAGCGTCTAAGCCTGTTTGCCTAATTCCGAACTGTGCAGCAACACGTCACGTTCACTTCACACTAGACGGCAGCGGCCCAGCAGAGCTAACGCCACCTAAACTAGAAGAGTGGCCAGACATCACTTGGGAAGCGGGTGCAAATACACGTCGCGTGAACCTTGATGAAGTAACCAAAGAAGACGTTCAAGAGTGGAAGACGGGTGAAACGGTTCTTCTATCAGGCAAAATTTTAACGGGCCGTGATGCAGCGCATAAGCGTATTCAAGGTATGCTTGAAAGCGGTGAGGGTTTACCTGAAGGCGTCGATTTTAAAGGTAAGTTTATCTACTACGTAGGCCCTGTGGATGCAGTCGGCGACGAAGCGGTAGGTCCTGCGGGTCCAACAACGTCAACACGTATGGATAAATTCACTGACATGATGCTAAACGAAACAGGCATCATGGGTATGATCGGTAAGGCGGAACGTGGCCCTGCTACGGTTGAATCAATCAAAGAGCACAAAGCGGTTTACTTGATGGCTGTAGGTGGCGCGGCTTACCTAGTTGCAAAAGCAATCAAGAAAGCACGTGTTGTGGCGTTTGAAGATCTTGGTATGGAAGCGATTTACGAGTTTGAAGTTGAAGACATGCCAGTAACAGTTGCGGTTGATTCAACAGGCGCAAACGCTCACCAGATCGGCCCTGACACATGGAAAGTGAAAATTGCCGAAGCTGAAAAAGCTTAA